From the Methanoculleus caldifontis genome, the window CGCGGGGCATACCGGCTCTGAGGGAAATACGGGTTGTCCGTGGGCAACGGGGCGGCGATGACTCCGGGCACAGTGGGTCAGGCGATCCGGCCCCCGCACGGAGAAGGGGGCGGAGCGATGCAGGTGCGAAAGGGGCAGCGGCAACCGGGCGGGACTGCATGCCTCCGGCCGGTCGGAGAGGAGCAAAACCTGAGCGAAAGCGCTCGAAGCGCGTCGTTAGTGGCGGCGTTGCGGCACGCCGCAGTTATGCGGCCTTCTTCAATGTGAACCGGAACGCCGCCCCGCACTCCGGGTGGCCCGGTATGCGGTCCTCGACCCGGACCCTCCCGCCGTACCTCTCCACCAATGTCCGGACGATGAAGAGGCCGAGCCCCTGGCCCCTCCCCCGTGCCATACCCCGCTCGAACCGGGTGAAGAGCTTCCCCTTCACCTCGTCCTGGATGCCGGGGCCGGTGTCTTCGACCGAGACCAGCACTTCGCCGTCCTGCTCCTCGACCCGGACCACGATCTCAACGTCGGGACCGCCGAACTTGACGGCGTTGCCGATGAGGTTCGTGAAGACGGTCGGGAGGAGGCCGTCCGCCAGCACCTCGACGCGGGTGCCCCGGTACCGGATCGCTGCATCGGGGAAGCCCGCGATCTCGCTCTGGATGACCGCATCGAGGTTCACCGGCACCAGGTTGCCGGGTTCCTCGGAAGCCCGCCGGATGGTGGCGACGTTCATGAGGATCTCGCTGCTCCGGTCGATGCTCGCATGCAACTTCTCGGCATAGGTCTTCAGGTTGCCTTCGGAGAGATCCATCAGGAGGTCGGCGTACATGCTCGAGACGTTGTTCGCGTTCCGGACGTCGTGGGTCATGATGTCGAGGTATACATTCGCCTCGTCGCGGGCCGCCTCGACCTCCCGGTTCGCCCTGATGAGGTCGTCGGTGCGGCGCACCAGGGCTTCTTCCGCCTTTTTGCGATCGGTGATGTCGCGTGCGTTCACCAGGAGCCCCCGGACGGCTGGCTCTCTCAGGAGGTTGGCGCCGGTGACCTCGAGATACGACCAGTAGCCCGAGGCATGCCGGATCCTGACTTCGAGGGTGACCCGCCCCTTCGGATGGGCGGTAGCAGTGCGGAGGGCGTCCAGCACGAGTGCCAGATCGTCCGGATGCGTCAGTTCGAGGACGCTTCTCCCGATGAGGTCTTTTGGCGCATACCCTCCGACCGTCTTCACCGACGGGCTCGCATACCGGATGCGTCCTTCGTGATCGAGGACGACGACGATGTCCGAGGCATTCTCGGTGAGCAGCCGGAACCGCTCCTCGCTCTGTCGCACGGCCTCCTCAGCCCGCTTTCGTTCGGTGATGTCCCGGACGATGGAGAGGACTGCAGGCCTCCCCTGGTAAGAGATGAGCCGCGCCGAGACCTCAGCAGGAATATGCCTCCCCTTGCGGGTCACATCGGCGGTCTCAAAGACCGTGTGGCCTTTCTCGACAACCTCCCCGATTCGTTCGGGCACGAGAGCGGCGAACTCCGGCGTAACGATCATCGAGAGATTCATGGTCAGCAGTTCTTCCCGCGAGTAGCCGAGGCGTTCCGTCGCCACCCTGTTCGCATCGAGAAACTTCCCATCGAGATCGTGGATGATGATGATGTCGCTTGCGCTGTCAAAGAGGGTCCGGTATTTCTCTTCGCTCTGCCGGATCGCCTCTTCTACCCGCTGCCGCTCGGTGATGTCCCGTAGCGAGATGAGGATTGCCGGAGCCCCCTCAAAGACAATGGATTTCCCGATACTCTCGAACCACCGCTCCGCCCCGGCCACCGTGAGGACCTTATAGCGTGCAATAAACGCGTCAATTCCTTTTGCCACCTCCCCGAAGTCTTTGATGGCATCGCCCTGTGACTCGGGGGCGATAAATTCCATGACGTTTCTTCTCCCGATCGCCTCGCCGGGATCTTTGATTCCCACGAGCCGGGCTGCAGCATGGTTCGCGAAGAGGATCTTTCCCATCGGATCAAGGATGAGAGTCCCGTCAAGGGAGTGTTCGACAAGAGCCCGGAACTTCTCCTCACTCTCCCGCAGGGCTCCTTCCGCCCGCCTCCGATCGGTGACGTCACGGATGATTCCCACCAGCGCTACGGGGTGCCCCCGTTCGTCGAGGACGACCTTGCGGCTGTCGCTGAACCAGTGGTACTCGCCGCTCTTGACCTTCCAGCGGTACTCGACGATGCTGGACGGTTCCAGCCCTGCTGCCAGCACCTCCTGCTGGGTGATCGCGATCTCGCGGTCGGCGGGATGCACGCGGCTAAAGACCTCCTCGGCGGAGATATTGTCGATCTCTTCGGCAGAAAAGCCGGTTATTTCTGCCAGGGATGGACTTATGAAGATATAACGCCCTGTCTTGAGGTCGAGCATGTTGATGCCGTCACGGGAGTGTTCGATGATCGTGCGGAGCAGTTCCTCGTTCTTGCGCAACGCTTCCTCCGTGTGCTTCCTGTCGGTGATATCGGTGAAGATGAATGCACACCGGTCTTTCCCGGGTATCGGACCGGCGTGGATGCCGTACCACCGGTCCCTGATCGAGTTATACTCTTCAAACCGCACTGGCCTGTCGGCGCCGAGACCTTCAGTGCAGCGCTCAACCCAGTTCCTCCCGATACCCGGTGCGACCTCGGAGACACGCCTGCCGATGACCTGATCGCGCTTCGAACCCGTGATGCTCTCGTAGGCGGGGTCGACGTCGAGAATGATGAAGTCGGCAGGTTGCTCCTTATCACCATAGACCGCCTCGAGAATCACAAATCCCGCTCCCATCGATTCGAAGACCTGCCGGAACTTCTCCTCGCTCTCACGCAGCCTGTCTTCCGCCTGTTTCCGGTCGGTGATATCATCGAAGAGAACAGCCACCCTGTTGCCGTCCGGCCCCTCGAACGGGAAGGCGTAGACCTCGTACCACCCCTCCTTAAGGAATTTTGCAGTCTGGACGAAGCGTCTGGCCTCACCGGTTCTGGCAACGGCGCCGAAGATCTCAAACCAGCGCTCTTCGTGGCCCGGGGCAAGCTCCCGCATCGTCTTTCCTACGACGTCGGAGAGGCCCGTCAGCCTCTCGAACGCCCGGTTTGTCTCCTGGAAGCGGTAATCGACCGGTCGACCGCCGGGATCAAAGATCATCTCGATGATGCAGAACCCTGAGTCGAGGGAATCGAATATGGTCCGGTACTTCTTCCTGCTCTCTAGCAGCTCCTCTTCTGTGCGCTTCAGTTCGGTGATGTCCTGGAGTCGGACGACTCGGGTACCCCGGAGCAGTCCTTCCCGGATGCCGTTACTGGAGATGGAAAACCGGCGCTCCTGGTTGCCAGCGGTGCGGATGGTGCAGGCGAGGCCGGCGACGTCGTGCCGGTTCGAGAGCAATGCCACAATCCCCGCCGTGCTCTCCCCGTCCGTGACGCGCGGCGTCAGGTACCGGTGCACGAAACGGTCGATATCGCTGCTGCAGAAGGCGTCTTTGTCGATGCCGAGAAGATGCTCGAGCGGGCGGTTGACTCCGGCCACCCGGTCGGTACGATCGATGAGGAGCGCCCCCTCGCCGAGTGCGTCGAGTACAGCCAGTGCCGATAGCACTTCCGGTGGGAGTGGGCAGGGTGGATCCATTGGGTGCCGACCATCCTCTGCGGGACCCGTTATTATAGTAGTGCATGAATGTTTCAAAGGCCGGGCAAAACGAGATCTCTCCGGTCGTTTTGCCAAAACGACAGTCAGAGCGTCCGGGCGCTCCCTGCCTGCACTATCCCTTTCGCCCCCGGTGCCCGCTCTAACCTTTCCGCCGGGAACACCGGGGCCGGTGGCAAGCGTCCGTTTGAAGGGCAGGTATGCGTCCTGGGTCACGCCATCTCGTTGCGCCGGAGGAACCTCCGTAT encodes:
- a CDS encoding PAS domain S-box protein, producing MLSALAVLDALGEGALLIDRTDRVAGVNRPLEHLLGIDKDAFCSSDIDRFVHRYLTPRVTDGESTAGIVALLSNRHDVAGLACTIRTAGNQERRFSISSNGIREGLLRGTRVVRLQDITELKRTEEELLESRKKYRTIFDSLDSGFCIIEMIFDPGGRPVDYRFQETNRAFERLTGLSDVVGKTMRELAPGHEERWFEIFGAVARTGEARRFVQTAKFLKEGWYEVYAFPFEGPDGNRVAVLFDDITDRKQAEDRLRESEEKFRQVFESMGAGFVILEAVYGDKEQPADFIILDVDPAYESITGSKRDQVIGRRVSEVAPGIGRNWVERCTEGLGADRPVRFEEYNSIRDRWYGIHAGPIPGKDRCAFIFTDITDRKHTEEALRKNEELLRTIIEHSRDGINMLDLKTGRYIFISPSLAEITGFSAEEIDNISAEEVFSRVHPADREIAITQQEVLAAGLEPSSIVEYRWKVKSGEYHWFSDSRKVVLDERGHPVALVGIIRDVTDRRRAEGALRESEEKFRALVEHSLDGTLILDPMGKILFANHAAARLVGIKDPGEAIGRRNVMEFIAPESQGDAIKDFGEVAKGIDAFIARYKVLTVAGAERWFESIGKSIVFEGAPAILISLRDITERQRVEEAIRQSEEKYRTLFDSASDIIIIHDLDGKFLDANRVATERLGYSREELLTMNLSMIVTPEFAALVPERIGEVVEKGHTVFETADVTRKGRHIPAEVSARLISYQGRPAVLSIVRDITERKRAEEAVRQSEERFRLLTENASDIVVVLDHEGRIRYASPSVKTVGGYAPKDLIGRSVLELTHPDDLALVLDALRTATAHPKGRVTLEVRIRHASGYWSYLEVTGANLLREPAVRGLLVNARDITDRKKAEEALVRRTDDLIRANREVEAARDEANVYLDIMTHDVRNANNVSSMYADLLMDLSEGNLKTYAEKLHASIDRSSEILMNVATIRRASEEPGNLVPVNLDAVIQSEIAGFPDAAIRYRGTRVEVLADGLLPTVFTNLIGNAVKFGGPDVEIVVRVEEQDGEVLVSVEDTGPGIQDEVKGKLFTRFERGMARGRGQGLGLFIVRTLVERYGGRVRVEDRIPGHPECGAAFRFTLKKAA